The DNA region AGCGAGTTTAGAGGCTGCCTTAGCGTCCTCATACTGTGCTCCAATGCTTTGGCATTCCTCTAACTCCTGCTTCAATTGTTGTTCTATAATGCTTACTCGCGTTTTTCTCAAATTTGGGTCTGTTGGTGTAGTATAGGTTTGTCCTACTACATCACTTATCATATTGTGCACTTGTGCGCGAGCTTGTAATAGATTGTTTATTACAGCTAGTGTTTGTTGGTTTTGTTCTGTTATGCTCTTCTCTAGATCTTGTAACTCATTTTGATTGTTGTTTTTTAGAGCATCAAGTTTAGCTTTACTTAGCTGTTCACATAGTTCTAAAGCACCTTTCAGATTGTAAAATTGTTCATCATGCATTGCTATATTTGCATGTATCCTAGCCCACTCTGCAGGGGAAGCAATATCTGCTACCCTCTTTAATTCCTCTCGAAAATGTATTTTGTTCTTTGCTGCATCTTGTAACTTTCCTAGGTCCCCTGTGCGCATTGCTTCATGTTCTGCAGCTACTTCAGCTAATTTGGCAACTGGATCACGGAGCTGAGACCTTTTAGCTGCTTCTTCCTGGATTTTTTCTACTTGTTCTTTCTCTCCCTGAACTTTTAGTACAGCTTGTATGATTTGATCTAAATCCTTTTCTTCCGCTGTTTGACTGGGGGCCCCTCTAGTTAGTCCCGCATATTGTCCAGCTGAATTTACTGCTGAGGCTAACCAATGTGCAGCTGAACCTATTCCTGCTGCCACCCCATTTACCAATGTACTCCCTGCGGCACCCACCCCGCTAGCAACATAGCTTAAGCCCTTTGTTACCGTTTTTAGCTGAGTAGGTGAGGCTGGCTTTACTGTAGGTGGTGGTGATACGGCAGTAGCTCTTCCACTCGGAGCTAGTGGATTCTGTATTGTTAAAGGCAGATAATTTGGTGTTGCATTTAAGGCTGGTTCGTTCTCATCCCCATATAGAGATTCGGGAGGTGCAGATGGCTCTAATCTATTTCGGCCCGCATTAGAATTGCTAGCAACTGATTCGTCCTGTCCATATATAAATTGCACTATACTATTTGGGTCCTCATTAGAATTGCTAGCAACTGAAGATTGTGAGTCCATTCGCCACACCTCTTTTTGAGAGGGCAACGTATGCATCGTAGGTTGCGCTTGTATTATAGAGGGCTGTTGTTGCAACTGGCGTAGAGTGGCTTGAAGGTAATCCTGCTGAGCCGTTAGTTGCTTTAACTTTTGGTCATGATGCTTTTGTTCTTGGGACATTTGCTTCAACTGTTCCTGCTGTTCTGGCGTCTGAGTTGCAGCTGGAGCTCTTTTTAAATCTTCAATTTGAGTTTGAATAGTTCTATTATGCTCTGCTTGGTCTGAATATTGTTGGCGTACTCTTTTTAGCTGTTGGAATAGAGATGACATTGTAGTGTTTAATCCCGCCCCCTGTTGCTGCAACTGTAGAACATCCTGAGTTAGGTTTTGTTGCTGACTCTCGAATGCCTGGACTCTGTTTTGAGTTTGCGTTAGCTGGGGCTTTATTTCTTCAACTTTAGCATTTACTGAGTTCATTCCGGTCTGAATCACTTGCATATTCTGCTGTCTGATAAGCTCTAATGCTTGCTCAGTTATACGATATTGAATCCTATGTTTGTCTTGTGGATCGTTTGCAGTTGAGGTTGAAGCAGCTGAGGGTGAAGCTTGTGCCCCACCGGCAGCTACACCCATATTTGGATTTTCCTGCTGCTCATTACTTAAAAATTCGTGTACTCCCGCCTTGATTAGGGAGTTGTTATTATTAAATGCAGCTCTAGAGTCCCTGTCGTTTGCTATACGCTGGAATACCTTTGGGGCTAACTTTGTCTTGTCTAATTTCTTGCCTGGATCCACCTGCTCCCGATGATTCTCTATAATCTTCTGCTGTCCGGGGGATAACGGTGGCGCTAGGTTGTCTGCAGACCGTAGTGTAACTGGCGCTACTTGATTTGGAATGAGCGGGGCATCTAATGCATCCTGAGATAAACTCCTATCTACTAGCCCCCTTAAAGGTTGGTCCGCCGCCTGCTTTGAAGTTACAAGGGGAACTCGGTTTTGAGTAGCGTCGTGACTTTGTGTAGCTTCGTGCAAAGCCTGGCACATATTATCAGCGTTACTAAATTTTTCACTCAAGGGAAGATCCCGCGTAACCTGTTGCAGCAAATCTTCCTCAGAGAGCTCCGAATTCTTAGATACTAACCTCGCTGCAATGCTCCTATCGCTTACAGGAACAGAGGGAGTCCCCCTCCCGACACCATAAGATGAAGTGGAAGCCAGTAACATACAAAGGCTCGAGGTTACCAGATATTTTAAAGATCGTGATTTATTATTTTTCGTCATTATTTTCTCCATACTAAATATTTTATTAATTTTTTAAGAATATGAGGTGCTGGCTTCCCGCCATTTAACAGCTAATTACATGGATATTTACAGGTGTAACAAATGCGACCTGCGAATGCTGCAGTACTAGGTTTTGGTGCAATTAATAAATAGGTTAATTTTAGCAAATATTAATATTTTAATAGATATTAATATTTAGGCCGTCTTGATCGACAATATAGATTAAATTTTACTCTTGTCAATTAGTTTTGTAATAATTAAATCAATGTCTTGCAAATTTACTGTAATATATGTGTTTTTAAGTAATAAGGTGGGATGGATTATCAAACTAATGGTTAATTTTTTTCGATAACTAAGGGTAGAAATTGACAGGAAAATTAAGAAATTTAGAGTAGCATTTTCTTAACGTAAGAAAGGAAGTAAATTAAAGAATAAGTAATGGTATTGATTAAAGTTATGATAGGGGTAAGGGGGATATCAAAATAAAAAGAGGAAATTAAACCCAGGCAATTTATAGATAAGCTTATAATAACTGCATTAATAATCATTTGCCCTGGGGTGCGGGAAATGATGCGGGCAGACATAGCAGGAATCAGTAAAATACTAGTGACAAGAAGAGCACCAACGATTTTAATAGTTGAAAATACCGCTAAAGATAAAAATATTAAAAACGCTAATTCAATAAATTGAACTTTTACTCCTCTAATTCTAGCAATATCTTGATTGATCACAATTAATAGAATTTGATCGTAAAAATACCAAATAAAAGCAAATACTAAGAGTAGAATAACTAATAAAATTCCCACATCATTTGAGGAAGCGGCTAAAATATCGCCAAATAATAAGTTATTAATATTGAGCTGCGCGGGGTTTAAGTAACTTATTACTAAAGCTAAAGATAGCATAAAGCTTGATACTAAAATCACCACGCTGCTACCAACCGTTTTATTTTTTAGAATAAATACTAAAATGGCGAAGATAAGAGCAACAATTACCCCTGATGAGATAACAGAAAAATGGCAAATAATGCTAATACTTCCAGCAAGTAAGCTAGCATGAGCTAGGCCATCCCCAAAATACACATACTTCTTCCATAAGCTTATACAACCAAGAGGAGCAAAAATTACACTAATTAGGATGACGGTTAATATTATTAAGTACATGAAAAAATTCCCTGGCAACCTAATCTAACAGTTAGTGGATCAATATTTTTGTGCTATATTAGAGAGAATTGTATAATTAGCAAGTAACTATGTCTACCAAAACTTCCATTAATAAACTAGAGCTAGAGAAATTTGAACAGCTTGCTAAAGAGGGGTGGCATGAAGATGGCGAATTTAAAATTTTGCACCAAATTAATCCCACGCGCCTCTCTTACATTATTGATAAAATAAAAT from Candidatus Tisiphia endosymbiont of Beris chalybata includes:
- a CDS encoding autotransporter domain-containing protein is translated as MLLASTSSYGVGRGTPSVPVSDRSIAARLVSKNSELSEEDLLQQVTRDLPLSEKFSNADNMCQALHEATQSHDATQNRVPLVTSKQAADQPLRGLVDRSLSQDALDAPLIPNQVAPVTLRSADNLAPPLSPGQQKIIENHREQVDPGKKLDKTKLAPKVFQRIANDRDSRAAFNNNNSLIKAGVHEFLSNEQQENPNMGVAAGGAQASPSAASTSTANDPQDKHRIQYRITEQALELIRQQNMQVIQTGMNSVNAKVEEIKPQLTQTQNRVQAFESQQQNLTQDVLQLQQQGAGLNTTMSSLFQQLKRVRQQYSDQAEHNRTIQTQIEDLKRAPAATQTPEQQEQLKQMSQEQKHHDQKLKQLTAQQDYLQATLRQLQQQPSIIQAQPTMHTLPSQKEVWRMDSQSSVASNSNEDPNSIVQFIYGQDESVASNSNAGRNRLEPSAPPESLYGDENEPALNATPNYLPLTIQNPLAPSGRATAVSPPPTVKPASPTQLKTVTKGLSYVASGVGAAGSTLVNGVAAGIGSAAHWLASAVNSAGQYAGLTRGAPSQTAEEKDLDQIIQAVLKVQGEKEQVEKIQEEAAKRSQLRDPVAKLAEVAAEHEAMRTGDLGKLQDAAKNKIHFREELKRVADIASPAEWARIHANIAMHDEQFYNLKGALELCEQLSKAKLDALKNNNQNELQDLEKSITEQNQQTLAVINNLLQARAQVHNMISDVVGQTYTTPTDPNLRKTRVSIIEQQLKQELEECQSIGAQYEDAKAASKLATKEQEDSARSAAIESATKSRALTHRKDLELLREALEDKIAFQLDLPDLIEATPVTVQALQTDIEKHAQIINQLSREVYNHREYSKREILALQQDNTVALASLSDAIKDKDEQLEGIISALIKAKANVDEKMQAAKQECAAMQGARNEMVTQAPGASQPEEPSNALNSVPPGATWAWRALNSVRNTARRGLAAIGMAPGEQATDEEHRRVSRLVVENPSGPHQGPGDPRNEGGGGETTNRNPQAPALTARDFITDYADMTERQLRLVALARANPLLVEDPQTAAATILSNQSLDLMEPSLVALAGGGNPEVAARLRTTLIAQGSSAQYAGQIADLIANGRQGEMVEQFLAILDARGHADLAAQIRAAIARDNPVVAQQIQLTTGDGGNATPDAAAQAQAQAAAQAQAQAAAQAQAAAAAQAKLEAETKHDKGITEMRAPVGGDVIRAAKTSITDRLASIRVNNLALAAGEEDNSVPKGLWISGVYGTSKQGTLPNQAGYSAAYFGPTIGGDINVDDNNIVGIAYSYILSNYKFKDNLNKKLDVKSNVISLYSHSQINEDIIWDNILSVSFSKVKVKDSGLNPADASQSATAKHNNTAYSLDTKLGYRIPTDDKSLSIIPYIGLEIGRSKDSSYTLGKVAVDSKSESPVAGTIGIQVAKKYLVSEGTTITPALSAGLEKNFNKKNQLIKAKFVGTNEYFPTQNNKNSKALQYNIGTSVLLNHQNIEIGVGYDCHLQKKYQAHQGYLKLKVAL
- a CDS encoding metal ABC transporter permease, producing MYLIILTVILISVIFAPLGCISLWKKYVYFGDGLAHASLLAGSISIICHFSVISSGVIVALIFAILVFILKNKTVGSSVVILVSSFMLSLALVISYLNPAQLNINNLLFGDILAASSNDVGILLVILLLVFAFIWYFYDQILLIVINQDIARIRGVKVQFIELAFLIFLSLAVFSTIKIVGALLVTSILLIPAMSARIISRTPGQMIINAVIISLSINCLGLISSFYFDIPLTPIITLINTITYSLIYFLSYVKKMLL